One Setaria viridis chromosome 3, Setaria_viridis_v4.0, whole genome shotgun sequence DNA window includes the following coding sequences:
- the LOC117849228 gene encoding uncharacterized protein gives MAAYCNEVPKLEDKFDGLELNHVARCFNDAADELAKAASGRKLVPDGVFITDQYKPSIRYKEPGEAGNVPPVPDSGADPGEVGNTPPVLDSEADSSDPEVMEIDMNPTEGPDPPPDWRAPYLDYLICESLLTDKTEA, from the coding sequence ATGGCGGCATACTGCAATGAAGTCCccaagctcgaggacaagtttgaCGGTTTggaactcaaccacgtcgcaagatgCTTCAACGACGCAGCTGATGAGCTGGCAAAGGCAGCGTCCGGCCGAAAGCtagtccccgacggcgtctttaTCACCGACCAGTACAAGCCCTCAATCCGCTACAAGGAGCCAGGAGAGGCCGGCAACgtgccacctgtcccggactcggGAGCTGACCCGGGAGAGGTTGGCAACACGCCACCCGTCCTGGACTCGGAAGCCGACTCCTCTGATCCCGAGGTCATGGAAATCGACATGAACCCAAcagaggggcccgaccccccgcctgactggagagccccgtaccttgATTACCTCATCTGCGAGTCGCTCTTGACGGACAAGACAGAGGCGTGA